A genomic region of Halopelagius longus contains the following coding sequences:
- a CDS encoding ParA family protein, with amino-acid sequence MLTYSTYTEAGGVGKTTLAANLARAHHDHNRNVLVIDLDPQDGDLTYLLNVDDERKSDNVDTLTHHLAGIGQGPVEHLIQTTEEDIDIIPAHNSLANLGDWFAQAEERFDDFNRHTRLLTILRNAGIQQRYDTLIIDPPATEGPQLYNALAASQNLVIPIELSGKGKQSIEGLSSLVRALEQEINTTIGVLAVVPDGIKHTTDQSHYRKEIESLGFDVPVVIGERASLFEGCWRRQCTAFRFVEEHRHRKRGYEEETLEKIHELAEFLEATEEGGV; translated from the coding sequence ATGTTGACCTACTCAACATATACTGAAGCAGGCGGAGTTGGGAAGACCACCCTTGCTGCCAACCTCGCACGTGCACACCACGACCACAACCGGAACGTGCTTGTCATAGATTTAGACCCTCAAGATGGAGATCTCACGTACCTACTCAACGTCGACGACGAACGAAAATCAGACAATGTCGATACACTCACCCACCACTTAGCCGGGATCGGCCAAGGCCCAGTCGAGCATCTCATTCAGACTACCGAAGAGGACATTGACATCATTCCTGCCCATAACTCTCTCGCAAACCTTGGAGACTGGTTCGCCCAAGCCGAGGAGCGGTTCGACGACTTCAACCGGCATACGCGATTACTCACCATCCTCCGGAACGCAGGAATCCAACAGAGATACGATACACTCATCATTGATCCGCCCGCCACGGAGGGGCCCCAACTGTATAATGCCCTTGCAGCGTCGCAAAACCTCGTTATCCCCATAGAACTCTCTGGCAAGGGGAAGCAGTCAATCGAGGGCCTCTCCTCTCTTGTTCGAGCGCTCGAACAAGAGATTAACACTACAATCGGTGTTTTAGCCGTCGTTCCGGACGGAATCAAACACACGACCGACCAATCCCACTACCGCAAGGAAATCGAATCTCTTGGCTTCGACGTCCCCGTCGTCATCGGTGAACGGGCATCACTCTTCGAAGGATGCTGGCGGCGACAATGCACGGCGTTCCGGTTCGTCGAAGAACATCGACATCGGAAACGCGGGTATGAGGAAGAGACGCTCGAAAAAATTCACGAGTTGGCTGAGTTCCTAGAGGCAACAGAAGAGGGAGGTGTCTAA
- a CDS encoding type II toxin-antitoxin system HicB family antitoxin: MSEAHTSDGEDHVILTYEDGIYVAEDPETGVASQGSTRPEALTNLAEAIELHLSPIPDDVEDDLEPSSAPWL; the protein is encoded by the coding sequence ATGAGCGAGGCCCATACTTCGGACGGGGAGGACCATGTCATCCTTACCTATGAGGATGGCATCTACGTCGCTGAGGACCCCGAAACCGGCGTCGCCAGTCAAGGGTCAACCCGGCCTGAAGCCCTAACTAACCTCGCCGAAGCAATCGAACTCCATCTTTCTCCTATTCCGGACGACGTCGAGGACGACCTAGAACCGTCCTCGGCACCGTGGCTGTAG
- a CDS encoding ParB/RepB/Spo0J family partition protein — protein sequence MKIGDEEGDDEYIGSTYIDRPEIVHSEQTEPPIEEVPPSAIQPSPYTQRTFDDPDFLQYVRQVRSQGHLGSFPVVRPIEDGYEVVSGHKRSEAAKQAGLQSIPVFVTEMSDWEAAVWFVDEHIPITEDEMHDGFKAQHRGWYREEAVEGALDELVDRWGEEKAREHPVVRRWLDGEVISDDEEEEENEDDAPNSDEAEVVPDNEDDENEDGTPDNDDTELAQEEDAVEA from the coding sequence GTGAAAATCGGGGACGAAGAAGGCGACGACGAGTATATCGGGTCAACCTACATCGACAGACCCGAAATCGTCCACAGCGAACAGACCGAGCCGCCGATTGAAGAAGTGCCTCCGAGTGCGATCCAACCCTCCCCGTACACTCAGCGTACGTTCGACGACCCCGACTTCCTCCAATACGTCCGGCAGGTCCGGTCACAGGGGCACCTCGGGTCGTTCCCTGTTGTTCGACCCATCGAAGATGGGTATGAGGTCGTGAGCGGTCATAAACGGAGCGAGGCCGCGAAGCAAGCCGGACTACAGTCTATTCCGGTGTTCGTGACAGAGATGAGTGACTGGGAAGCCGCCGTCTGGTTCGTCGACGAGCATATCCCCATCACGGAGGACGAAATGCACGACGGATTCAAGGCCCAGCACCGGGGCTGGTATCGGGAAGAAGCGGTCGAGGGCGCGTTAGACGAACTCGTTGACCGATGGGGAGAAGAGAAAGCCCGTGAACACCCCGTTGTTCGGCGCTGGCTCGATGGTGAGGTCATTTCGGATGACGAAGAGGAGGAGGAGAATGAGGACGACGCTCCGAACAGCGATGAGGCAGAAGTCGTTCCGGACAACGAAGACGATGAGAACGAGGATGGCACTCCGGACAACGACGATACAGAACTCGCTCAGGAAGAAGACGCCGTGGAAGCCTGA
- a CDS encoding glycoside hydrolase family 97 catalytic domain-containing protein: MSRDNNDTSDSLLRRREFVAGAAAVGGLTSIVSGVAAKPIESTERSDRTKVQSLTSPGGDVEVTFELVDGTPTYAVTYGGRTVVDRSTLGLAFRDAAPLADSFEVTGAERRSIDETWDPVWGTSDSIRNNYEELAVGLRETEGSKRSLNLLFRAYDDGAAFRYVLPEQENLGSFVVTDERTEFAFADDYTSWWTPDDWENYEYLYEETPLSEVKPTPDVGSEVDGANTPVTMRVGDEAYMSVHEAALTDYAGMTLTRADDDPTTFESTLVPWPDGESKVKGEAPHVSPWRTFTLGSDPGALVESDLIVNLNEPNQLDDTDWIEPQKYMGIWWEIHVGKSRWAPGPDVGATTENAKRYMDFASEHGISSLLVEGWNVGWEGGFDSWSNPPHEFSFTESTEHYDLQEVVEYGQSKDPSVNVVAHNETGGGVGNYEEQLEEAFSLYEDLGIHAIKSGYVSEEGLDIDGERYHHHGQRMVNHYRHVTKKAAEHEIMLNVHEPIKPTGVRRTYPNLMTREGVSGLEYENFRPEGNPPSHTLTLPFTRMVAGPLDYTPGIFDILYEEYGNTRVHNTVARQLALYPMLFSGLQMVADMPEHYDDLDTFEYIEQVPAAWDETVAGAAEIGDYATIARRKGAEWFVGTGTDDTPRTLPVPLDFLKSNRKYVAEVYADGPEADYESNPDEVAYYEFLVSADDTLHASMVTGGGQAVRLRPPEGGEQSEIPAYEPPSYEYDTPIVPEEVMAGEPFTVLVEASNSGGIVGGERMTLSVDGETVEETFVRVGAGEEAQVEFPLRLSETGDHEVTMAAADGDASFSKTVTVTEQSAEFRMFSYEGFEVPEETTVDRQLEIPVTVRNTGDEESLQVVKLTVDDDVVRTSGVDLEPGGSTDLTFLHTFDSPGEYEVAVEDLDPQTVTVNVF, from the coding sequence GTGTCACGAGATAACAACGATACGTCCGATTCGCTCCTTCGACGACGCGAATTCGTCGCCGGTGCGGCGGCCGTCGGGGGACTGACGTCGATAGTGTCCGGAGTGGCGGCAAAGCCGATAGAGAGCACCGAACGGAGCGACCGAACGAAGGTACAGTCGCTCACCTCGCCCGGCGGCGACGTGGAGGTGACGTTCGAGTTGGTCGACGGGACGCCGACGTACGCCGTCACGTACGGCGGTCGGACGGTGGTGGACCGTTCGACGCTCGGACTCGCCTTCCGCGACGCCGCGCCCTTGGCCGACTCGTTCGAGGTGACGGGCGCGGAGCGTCGCAGTATCGACGAGACGTGGGACCCCGTCTGGGGCACGAGCGACTCGATTCGGAACAACTACGAGGAACTGGCCGTCGGCCTCCGGGAGACGGAGGGGTCGAAACGGTCTCTGAACCTCCTCTTTCGCGCCTACGACGACGGTGCCGCGTTCCGGTACGTCTTGCCCGAACAGGAGAACCTCGGCTCGTTCGTCGTCACCGACGAGCGGACGGAGTTCGCGTTCGCCGACGACTACACCTCGTGGTGGACTCCGGACGACTGGGAGAACTACGAGTACCTCTACGAGGAGACGCCGCTGAGCGAGGTGAAGCCGACGCCCGACGTGGGGTCGGAGGTAGACGGCGCGAACACGCCGGTGACGATGCGCGTCGGCGACGAAGCGTATATGAGCGTCCACGAGGCGGCCCTGACCGACTACGCGGGCATGACGCTCACCCGTGCCGACGACGACCCGACGACGTTCGAGAGTACGCTCGTCCCGTGGCCCGACGGCGAGTCGAAGGTGAAAGGCGAGGCGCCGCACGTCTCGCCGTGGCGGACGTTCACCCTCGGGTCGGACCCGGGCGCCCTCGTGGAGTCGGACCTCATCGTCAACCTGAACGAACCGAACCAGTTGGACGACACCGACTGGATAGAGCCGCAGAAGTACATGGGCATCTGGTGGGAGATTCACGTCGGCAAGTCGCGGTGGGCGCCCGGCCCGGACGTGGGCGCCACCACCGAGAACGCCAAACGCTACATGGACTTCGCCAGCGAGCACGGCATCTCCTCGCTCCTCGTGGAGGGGTGGAACGTCGGCTGGGAAGGCGGGTTCGACTCCTGGAGCAACCCGCCGCACGAGTTCTCGTTCACCGAGTCGACCGAACACTACGACCTGCAGGAGGTGGTCGAGTACGGACAGTCGAAAGACCCGAGCGTGAACGTCGTCGCGCACAACGAGACGGGCGGCGGCGTCGGCAACTACGAGGAGCAACTGGAGGAGGCGTTCTCGCTGTACGAGGACCTCGGCATCCACGCGATAAAGTCCGGCTACGTCAGCGAGGAGGGGCTAGACATCGACGGCGAACGCTACCACCACCACGGCCAGCGGATGGTGAACCACTACCGCCACGTGACGAAGAAGGCCGCAGAGCACGAGATAATGCTCAACGTCCACGAACCCATCAAGCCGACCGGGGTGCGGCGGACGTACCCCAACCTCATGACCCGCGAGGGCGTGAGCGGACTGGAGTACGAGAACTTCCGGCCAGAGGGGAACCCGCCGTCGCACACGCTCACGCTCCCGTTCACGCGGATGGTGGCCGGACCGCTGGACTACACGCCGGGCATCTTCGACATCCTGTACGAAGAGTACGGCAACACGCGCGTCCACAACACCGTCGCGCGCCAACTCGCCCTGTATCCGATGCTGTTCAGCGGCCTCCAGATGGTCGCCGACATGCCGGAGCACTACGACGACTTGGACACCTTCGAGTACATCGAGCAGGTGCCGGCGGCGTGGGACGAAACCGTCGCCGGCGCGGCCGAAATCGGCGATTACGCCACCATCGCCCGCCGCAAGGGAGCGGAGTGGTTCGTCGGCACCGGGACGGACGACACCCCGCGCACGCTCCCCGTTCCGCTCGACTTCCTGAAGAGCAACCGGAAGTACGTCGCCGAGGTGTACGCCGACGGCCCCGAGGCGGACTACGAGTCGAACCCCGACGAAGTCGCCTACTACGAGTTCCTCGTCTCCGCCGACGATACGCTCCACGCGTCGATGGTCACCGGCGGCGGGCAGGCCGTCCGCCTCCGCCCGCCCGAGGGCGGCGAACAGTCCGAGATTCCGGCGTACGAACCGCCCTCCTACGAGTACGACACGCCCATCGTCCCCGAGGAGGTGATGGCCGGCGAACCGTTCACCGTCCTCGTCGAGGCGAGCAACTCGGGCGGCATCGTCGGCGGCGAACGGATGACGCTCAGCGTCGACGGCGAGACGGTCGAGGAGACGTTCGTCCGCGTCGGCGCCGGAGAGGAGGCGCAAGTCGAGTTCCCCCTCCGCCTCTCCGAGACGGGCGACCACGAGGTGACGATGGCCGCCGCCGACGGCGACGCCTCGTTCTCGAAGACGGTGACGGTCACCGAACAGTCCGCGGAGTTCCGGATGTTCTCTTACGAGGGCTTCGAGGTGCCCGAGGAGACCACGGTGGACCGCCAACTGGAGATTCCGGTGACGGTGAGAAACACCGGCGACGAGGAGAGCCTGCAGGTGGTCAAACTCACCGTCGACGACGACGTCGTCCGGACGAGCGGAGTCGACCTCGAACCCGGCGGGTCGACGGACCTGACGTTCCTGCACACGTTCGACTCGCCCGGCGAGTACGAGGTGGCCGTGGAGGACCTCGACCCGCAGACGGTGACGGTGAACGTGTTCTGA
- a CDS encoding DUF7342 family protein, whose product MEAGNDDWSNETPPIERVTTVALTLTSPATEAEIRHKARTDKSTTEAILETLQNLYILHRTSDTDEARWYLNEEFKRFRNVEQVRWTHSLDNLRRFRETLEDTLPHRKSSDKIDLRYRLMLLEDAIHQRESDCSGLAR is encoded by the coding sequence ATGGAAGCAGGAAATGACGATTGGTCCAACGAGACTCCCCCTATTGAGCGTGTCACAACTGTTGCACTTACCCTCACTAGTCCAGCAACAGAAGCCGAAATCAGACACAAAGCACGCACCGATAAATCCACCACCGAAGCAATTCTCGAAACCCTCCAGAACCTCTATATCCTCCACCGGACCAGCGACACGGACGAAGCCCGCTGGTATCTAAATGAAGAGTTTAAGCGGTTTCGGAATGTCGAACAGGTCCGATGGACACACAGCCTTGATAACCTTCGACGATTCAGGGAGACCCTCGAGGATACACTCCCACACAGAAAGAGTTCAGACAAAATTGACCTCAGATACCGACTGATGCTCCTTGAAGACGCCATTCACCAACGGGAGAGTGATTGCTCAGGTCTCGCCAGATAG
- a CDS encoding helix-turn-helix transcriptional regulator, which translates to MVTLKTVDRLVGLLVVGLLLYGSYGWWRATQRARATDGMMGQMMSTMPGTDPIWYLFGTLVAVGVVLGVYVGSREQLANMFATSTSAGASEDDRDKEDASPSDRSPERPSAESVGESSMDSSLSERNSVLSVLPEDERRVVEPILESPGLTQVELRGRSDFSKAKVSQTVSELEDRGLIYREKQGRTYRVYPGELLKEYQS; encoded by the coding sequence ATGGTTACGCTCAAGACGGTCGATCGACTCGTAGGCCTCCTCGTCGTCGGACTTCTGCTGTACGGAAGTTACGGTTGGTGGCGAGCGACGCAGCGAGCACGCGCGACCGACGGGATGATGGGTCAGATGATGAGTACGATGCCGGGGACGGATCCGATCTGGTACCTCTTCGGAACGCTCGTTGCCGTGGGTGTCGTTCTCGGGGTCTACGTCGGTAGTCGCGAACAACTTGCTAATATGTTCGCGACGTCGACTTCGGCCGGTGCCTCCGAAGACGACCGCGACAAAGAGGACGCGTCTCCGAGTGACCGCTCCCCCGAGCGTCCGTCGGCGGAGTCGGTAGGTGAGTCTTCGATGGACAGTTCGCTCTCGGAGCGAAACTCGGTACTGAGCGTTCTCCCGGAGGACGAACGACGGGTCGTCGAACCGATTCTGGAGTCGCCCGGGCTAACGCAGGTCGAACTGCGTGGTCGGTCCGACTTCTCGAAGGCGAAGGTGAGTCAGACCGTCAGCGAACTCGAAGATAGAGGCCTGATCTATCGGGAAAAGCAGGGACGGACGTATCGGGTGTATCCCGGAGAACTCTTGAAGGAGTACCAATCGTGA
- a CDS encoding type II toxin-antitoxin system HicA family toxin, translated as MTRRTFSGREAVKALRKHDFKIANRGGSHVTLVYRHPETDEYRRVTVVMHDEIATGTLQKIAKQAGADDFQKFCEWIGDTL; from the coding sequence GTGACTCGCCGCACGTTCTCGGGCCGGGAGGCCGTCAAAGCCCTCCGGAAACACGACTTCAAGATAGCCAACCGGGGCGGGAGCCATGTCACCCTCGTCTACAGACATCCCGAGACCGACGAGTACCGCCGAGTGACCGTCGTGATGCACGACGAAATAGCGACAGGAACACTTCAGAAAATCGCGAAGCAGGCCGGAGCCGATGACTTCCAGAAGTTCTGCGAGTGGATCGGCGATACTCTATGA
- a CDS encoding DUF411 domain-containing protein, which yields MNQKTPGQSDDSGSPETARFSRRTFLSAAGVTGIGALAGCLGGSDSTANFGTGDDAKRLREAAASYLDTATLYKAPNCSCCREYTEYLETATDVSVEVVEVSDLAKTKEKYNVPRDVESCHTMDIGDYYVEGHVPLEAIGKLAEEKPDIAGIALPGMPRGSPGMPGEKAEEFVISAASEDGTYREFVRI from the coding sequence ATGAACCAGAAGACACCCGGACAATCGGACGATAGCGGCTCCCCAGAGACCGCTAGATTCAGTAGACGAACGTTCCTCAGCGCGGCCGGTGTCACGGGTATCGGTGCCCTCGCCGGTTGTTTAGGAGGGAGTGACTCCACGGCCAACTTCGGAACGGGGGACGATGCCAAGCGACTTCGCGAGGCCGCTGCGTCGTATCTCGATACTGCGACGCTGTACAAGGCCCCGAACTGTTCGTGCTGCCGCGAGTACACCGAGTACCTCGAAACGGCGACTGACGTCAGCGTCGAAGTCGTCGAAGTCTCCGACCTCGCGAAGACGAAGGAGAAGTACAACGTCCCGCGAGACGTCGAAAGCTGCCATACGATGGACATCGGGGACTACTACGTCGAAGGTCACGTTCCGCTGGAAGCTATTGGCAAGCTCGCGGAGGAGAAGCCCGACATCGCCGGAATCGCACTTCCGGGAATGCCACGTGGCTCGCCCGGAATGCCGGGTGAGAAAGCCGAGGAGTTCGTCATCTCTGCCGCCTCTGAAGACGGCACCTACCGCGAATTCGTGCGGATCTAA
- a CDS encoding cupredoxin domain-containing protein, whose amino-acid sequence MQSTDAGHHFSPHIVWIEPAGTVTWANESGAHTTTAYHPDVEKPLRIPESAPPWDSGMFSEPGKTFERSFEDEGVYDYFCTPHEYRAMVGRVIVGEPSVDTQPALAPPQDGLPEEAQTLLSRLNARTKDALKQPDE is encoded by the coding sequence ATGCAATCCACCGACGCTGGACATCACTTCAGCCCGCACATCGTCTGGATAGAACCGGCCGGAACCGTCACGTGGGCGAACGAGAGCGGCGCCCACACGACGACAGCCTACCACCCCGACGTCGAGAAACCGCTACGGATTCCAGAGAGTGCACCACCGTGGGACAGCGGTATGTTCAGCGAACCCGGCAAGACGTTCGAGCGCTCTTTCGAGGACGAAGGCGTCTATGACTACTTCTGCACCCCGCACGAATACCGAGCGATGGTCGGTAGGGTTATCGTCGGCGAGCCGAGCGTGGATACGCAGCCAGCGCTCGCACCACCACAGGACGGTCTCCCCGAGGAAGCGCAGACGTTGCTCTCTCGACTCAACGCGCGAACGAAGGACGCCCTGAAGCAACCCGATGAATAG
- a CDS encoding tyrosine-type recombinase/integrase — MDTLRVFIRWCGTIDAVPTDLWSKVVSPSLSEGENSRDVMVDSEVAKGILEYLSTYEYASERHVTFHLMWHALLRRGAVRALDLEDYDSEEMSLDVRHRPETETPIKNKHNGERFIALSSETCTVLDAWIEDRRPDSVDEYGRNPMLSTSQGRAHLTTIQSYIYSITRPCTYDKDCPHDREISECKAAAMRSSASTCPSSLSPHAVRRGAITHWLNSDVPEQVVSARANVSPAVLDEHYDRRTEREKMEQRRRYLDNV; from the coding sequence ATGGACACGCTTCGCGTGTTCATCCGATGGTGCGGAACTATCGACGCAGTCCCTACTGATCTCTGGTCGAAGGTCGTCTCACCGAGTCTCTCCGAAGGTGAGAACTCTCGGGACGTGATGGTAGATTCAGAGGTCGCAAAGGGTATTCTCGAATATCTCTCCACGTACGAATACGCATCCGAACGCCACGTTACATTCCATCTGATGTGGCATGCACTACTTCGGAGAGGGGCTGTTCGCGCTTTGGACTTGGAGGATTACGACTCTGAAGAGATGTCCCTCGACGTTCGACATCGCCCAGAAACAGAAACGCCGATTAAGAATAAACACAACGGAGAGAGGTTCATAGCGCTCTCTTCAGAGACGTGTACAGTACTCGATGCATGGATAGAAGATCGACGTCCTGACTCGGTTGATGAATATGGTCGAAACCCCATGCTTTCCACTTCACAGGGGAGAGCACATCTAACGACGATACAAAGTTACATCTATTCGATTACTCGGCCCTGTACGTATGACAAGGACTGTCCCCATGACCGAGAGATCTCTGAATGCAAAGCCGCTGCGATGAGGAGTTCTGCATCAACATGTCCGTCATCACTCTCACCACACGCTGTTCGTCGTGGTGCAATCACCCATTGGCTAAATTCGGATGTTCCTGAGCAGGTAGTGAGTGCAAGAGCAAACGTATCACCGGCAGTCTTGGACGAGCACTATGACCGACGAACAGAACGAGAGAAGATGGAACAACGGCGGAGGTATCTTGATAATGTCTGA
- a CDS encoding tyrosine-type recombinase/integrase yields MSSQQTQPEITQEQLLRAIQRENISEDLQSISPEEAIEFYFDDRSRDLAPNTKRVHRSALRFFKRWCSEQGIENLNDLTSRDLSKYRSWRRDEATTKVDSLSKSSEESQMNIIRSFIQVCERIDAVESGLHKDVPFPDMDEGDDVCLDEVSYERVSEILGYLREHEYAKRGHVVWEVMAETGLRTGAIHSLDICDYKTGKEQDYLRLRHRPESGTSLKNGAKSERYVAISDQVRTVIDDYLLENYPDAEEKYKDEYGREPLLSAGQGRICRSTLRKYVYMWTRPCEIGKECPHNRDKRNCEATDNDAASKCGSSKAPHTVRTGYITHLLGSGVNASCVSSRCDVTEDVMGTHYDTRDEYDKMVTRQQALKSTEPDDNGSNP; encoded by the coding sequence ATGAGTAGCCAACAAACCCAACCGGAGATCACTCAGGAACAACTCCTACGGGCAATCCAAAGAGAGAATATATCAGAGGACCTCCAATCGATCTCGCCTGAAGAGGCCATTGAGTTCTACTTCGACGATCGGTCCCGAGACCTCGCACCGAATACAAAGAGAGTTCACCGATCGGCCCTCCGCTTCTTCAAACGATGGTGCTCCGAACAGGGTATTGAGAATCTCAATGACCTCACAAGCCGTGACTTAAGCAAGTATCGTAGCTGGAGACGAGACGAAGCTACGACAAAAGTTGATTCACTAAGTAAGTCCTCTGAAGAGTCTCAAATGAACATAATCCGCTCATTCATTCAGGTATGTGAGCGGATTGATGCAGTTGAGAGTGGGCTTCACAAAGACGTCCCTTTCCCAGACATGGACGAGGGTGATGATGTCTGCCTTGATGAAGTGAGTTACGAGCGCGTCTCAGAGATATTAGGATACCTTCGGGAGCACGAGTACGCCAAGCGCGGGCATGTTGTATGGGAGGTCATGGCTGAGACTGGTCTGCGAACTGGGGCTATACACTCTTTGGATATCTGTGATTACAAAACCGGTAAAGAACAGGACTACCTTCGTCTCCGCCATCGACCAGAGAGCGGAACATCTCTGAAGAATGGCGCAAAGAGCGAGCGATATGTTGCCATCAGCGATCAGGTACGTACTGTAATTGATGACTACCTGTTGGAAAACTACCCAGACGCAGAGGAGAAGTACAAGGATGAGTACGGTCGAGAACCTCTATTAAGTGCTGGACAGGGTCGGATCTGCCGGTCCACGCTCAGAAAATACGTCTATATGTGGACGCGCCCTTGTGAGATCGGAAAGGAATGTCCTCATAATAGAGATAAACGCAATTGCGAAGCGACTGACAACGATGCTGCATCAAAGTGCGGGTCCAGTAAGGCACCCCATACGGTTCGAACAGGGTACATTACTCACCTACTGGGTTCAGGCGTTAACGCCTCGTGCGTTAGCAGTAGGTGTGATGTTACTGAGGATGTGATGGGAACCCATTACGATACTCGAGACGAATACGACAAGATGGTTACTCGCCAACAAGCGCTAAAAAGTACTGAACCAGATGACAATGGTTCTAATCCCTAA